In Puntigrus tetrazona isolate hp1 chromosome 22, ASM1883169v1, whole genome shotgun sequence, one genomic interval encodes:
- the LOC122327412 gene encoding uncharacterized protein LOC122327412, producing the protein MSQCLKEKCRSCVFANSWEDSLHVEFFFFFPEDSVTSDRELAKKMFYMLLLFCLCRKHLIGGFCSQTHERLFGAEGDSVTLQTDVTEIHEDEDILWYFGGQKSALAKINRATKTFFTYDVPDARFRGRLKLDNKTGSLTITNITTQHAGVYKLEISGAKLISKTFSCSVYAHLPVPVISRSSSQCSSSSSNCSLLCSVVNVGHVTLSWYKGNSLLSSISVSDLSISLSLPLEVEYQDKNTYSCVINNPIRNQTTHLNISQLCHTCSASDEKSASHHMWTSAAVGSLLILAAVGIGCIYRKHRKTEGAVDDNAAVQTYKDEITYTDPTFCKRNAQKLTTTENTNVEYALACMR; encoded by the exons ATGTCTCAATGTCTTAAAGAGAAATGCAGATCATGTGTTTTTGCAAACTCGTGGGAGGATTCACTTCatgttgagtttttttttttttttccagaagatAGCGTTACATCAGACAGAGAACTggcaaagaaaatgttttacatgcttcttttgttctgtttgtgcCGGAAGCACCTGATTG gtgGGTTTTGTTCACAGACACATGAAAGACTGTTCGGTGCTGAGGGAGATTCTGTTACTTTACAAACTGATGTTACTGAAATACATGAAGATGAAGACATACTGTGGTATTTTGGAGGCCAGAAATCTGCCTTAGCTAAAATCAACAGAGCGACTAAAACCTTCTTCACGTATGATGTCCCTGATGCGAGATTCAGAggcagactgaagctggacaataaaactggatctctgaccatcacgaaCATCACAACTCAGCACGCTGGAGTTTATAAACTAGAAATAAGTGGAGCAAAACTGATATCCAAAACTTTCAGTTGTTCTGTCTATG CTCATCTGCCTGTTCCTGTCATCAGCAGAAGCTCTTCACAAtgttcttcatcttcatcaaatTGTTCATTGTTGTGTTCGGTGGTGAACgtgggtcatgtgactctctcctggtacaaaggaaacagtttattgtccagcatcagtgtgtctgatctcagcatcagtctctctctacctctggaggtggaatatcaggataaaaacacctacagctgtgtgatcaacaaccccatcagaaaccagaccacacatctgAACATCAGTCAGCTCTGTCACACGTGTTCAG catCGGATGAAAAGTCTGCTTCACATCACATGTGGACCTCTGCTGCTGTTGGGTCTCTGTTGATTTTAGCTGCAGTCGGGATCGGCTGCATCTACAGGAAACACAGAAAAACGGAAG gtGCTGTTGATGATAATGCAGCCGTTCAAACTTACAAAGACGAAATCACTTACACTGATCCCACATTCTGCAAACGAAATGCACAAAAACTA acaACCACAGAGAACACTAACGTGGAGTATGCGCTAGCCTGTATGAGATGA